One region of Pyramidobacter sp. YE332 genomic DNA includes:
- a CDS encoding LysR family transcriptional regulator substrate-binding protein, translated as MEAELTQRIGDINDLQTGHVRIGGSHYINSYILPPVLSRYSQLYPGIALELVEHSSAVLTKMLEERAVDLTFSCNQLFMKDFERYPMFSDRILLAVPRAHPFNRRYRAFALPPRGVMNGHHLHGDCPALPAERCGELEFISLMPGNNLHDRMLQIFAAVGVKPRLKIELSQLATTYHLAAGGFAAAFVSDRMVTAAATPLCFYRLDSPLATRQFYALLPSRDYTAKAVRRFIQLVGEVLRPKARA; from the coding sequence ATCGAGGCGGAACTGACGCAGCGGATCGGCGACATCAACGACCTCCAAACCGGACACGTGCGCATCGGCGGCTCCCACTACATCAACAGCTACATCCTGCCGCCGGTGTTGTCGCGCTACAGCCAGCTTTATCCGGGCATCGCCCTGGAGCTGGTCGAGCACAGTTCGGCCGTCCTCACCAAGATGCTGGAGGAACGCGCCGTAGACCTGACGTTCAGCTGCAACCAACTCTTCATGAAGGACTTCGAGCGTTACCCCATGTTCAGCGATCGCATTCTGCTGGCAGTGCCCCGCGCCCATCCGTTCAACCGCCGATACCGAGCCTTCGCCCTGCCGCCGCGCGGCGTCATGAACGGCCATCATCTGCATGGGGATTGTCCCGCGCTGCCCGCCGAGCGCTGCGGAGAGCTTGAGTTCATCTCGCTGATGCCCGGTAACAATCTTCACGACCGTATGCTGCAAATTTTCGCCGCCGTCGGCGTCAAACCGCGCCTCAAGATTGAGCTGAGTCAGCTCGCCACCACCTATCATCTGGCGGCAGGCGGCTTCGCTGCCGCTTTTGTGAGCGACCGTATGGTCACGGCCGCGGCGACGCCGCTGTGCTTTTACAGGCTCGATTCGCCGCTGGCGACGCGGCAGTTTTACGCGCTCCTGCCCAGCCGCGACTACACAGCCAAAGCGGTGCGGCGCTTTATCCAGCTCGTCGGCGAAGTCCTGCGTCCGAAAGCGCGGGCGTAG
- a CDS encoding LysR family transcriptional regulator: MRQELEYVYEVYKSGSLSKAAEKLYITQPALSMAIKKSSRPSA; encoded by the coding sequence ATGAGACAGGAGCTGGAGTACGTCTACGAGGTCTACAAAAGCGGCAGCCTTTCGAAAGCGGCGGAAAAACTGTATATCACGCAGCCGGCGCTGAGCATGGCGATCAAAAAATCGAGTCGTCCATCGGCATGA
- a CDS encoding UxaA family hydrolase, with protein sequence MNINALLMDEKDNVVTCVEEVPAGAPVVYRHGDELCTLTAEETIPYCHKVALVPLDEGDEVIKYGELIGRTLVPIAKGHWVSHENIFSVPRDYASEMV encoded by the coding sequence GTGAACATCAACGCTTTGCTCATGGATGAGAAAGACAACGTGGTCACCTGCGTCGAAGAGGTGCCGGCCGGGGCGCCGGTCGTTTATCGCCACGGCGATGAGCTCTGCACGCTCACGGCGGAGGAGACGATTCCCTATTGCCACAAGGTCGCCTTGGTCCCGCTGGACGAGGGGGACGAAGTGATCAAGTACGGCGAGCTGATCGGCCGCACCTTGGTACCGATCGCGAAAGGGCACTGGGTCTCGCACGAGAACATCTTCAGCGTGCCGCGAGACTACGCCAGTGAAATGGTATAA
- a CDS encoding UxaA family hydrolase — MQFWGYKRQEGRAGIRNHVLILPTCACGSESARIIASQVRGAVNIIFNTGCSDVAANTAMSQKVLTGFACNPNVYGVVIIGLGCETVGHAQLREKIRGMTSKPVVSFGIQEEGGTLRTIEKAVRAARDMAAEAAMQQKERCDISNLLLGIECGGSDATSGIASNPAVGELSDLLVDLGASTIMSESIEWIGAEHVVARRAATPELHNKIIEICRSYEEHLKAAGQDCRAGQPTPGNKAGGLSTLDEKSLGCIRKGGSRPIVEVLAQAERPTKHGAIVMDTAGYDISSVTSMVAGGCNAVIFTTGRGTPTGNAIVPVLKVTANARTYRMMDDNMDVDLSGIIKGTTTYRESGRELLEIIGDVCNGKMTKAEAYGFSDIAIDHVCRFV; from the coding sequence ATGCAGTTTTGGGGATACAAACGCCAGGAGGGGCGCGCGGGCATCCGCAATCACGTGTTGATCCTGCCCACGTGTGCCTGCGGCAGCGAGAGCGCGCGCATCATCGCGTCGCAGGTGCGCGGCGCCGTGAACATCATTTTCAACACCGGCTGTTCCGACGTGGCGGCGAACACGGCCATGTCGCAGAAAGTGCTGACGGGTTTCGCCTGCAATCCCAACGTCTACGGTGTCGTCATCATTGGCCTTGGCTGCGAGACGGTGGGGCACGCGCAGTTGCGCGAAAAAATCCGGGGAATGACCAGCAAGCCCGTGGTTTCTTTCGGCATTCAGGAAGAGGGCGGCACGCTCAGAACCATCGAAAAAGCTGTCCGCGCCGCGCGCGACATGGCCGCCGAAGCCGCCATGCAGCAAAAAGAACGGTGTGACATATCGAATCTGCTTCTGGGCATCGAGTGCGGCGGCTCCGACGCTACCTCGGGCATCGCCAGCAATCCCGCCGTGGGCGAGCTCAGCGACCTGCTCGTGGATCTCGGCGCTTCGACGATCATGAGCGAGTCCATCGAATGGATCGGCGCCGAGCACGTCGTCGCCCGGCGTGCGGCGACGCCGGAACTGCACAACAAGATCATCGAGATCTGCCGGAGTTACGAAGAACACCTCAAGGCGGCGGGGCAGGACTGCCGCGCCGGTCAGCCCACGCCCGGCAACAAGGCAGGCGGCCTTTCCACGCTCGACGAGAAAAGCCTCGGCTGCATCCGCAAGGGCGGCTCCCGCCCCATCGTCGAAGTGCTGGCGCAGGCCGAGCGCCCCACGAAGCACGGCGCCATCGTCATGGACACGGCCGGTTACGACATCTCCTCCGTCACCTCCATGGTAGCTGGCGGCTGCAATGCCGTGATCTTCACCACGGGGCGCGGCACGCCGACGGGCAACGCCATCGTGCCCGTACTCAAGGTGACGGCCAACGCCCGCACCTATCGGATGATGGACGACAACATGGACGTCGATCTGAGCGGCATCATCAAGGGCACGACGACGTATCGGGAAAGCGGCAGGGAGCTCCTTGAGATCATCGGAGACGTCTGTAACGGCAAGATGACCAAGGCCGAAGCCTACGGCTTCTCCGACATCGCGATCGATCACGTCTGCCGCTTCGTTTGA
- a CDS encoding dicarboxylate/amino acid:cation symporter, with the protein MGFIFKPWNKLSLFTRIMIGFALGVAAGLIFGRQAAVLKPLGTILTNLLTMVVAPLVLCLLVCAAADVGDGKKLGRMGVKTVVVFLVSTAFAIVIGLIFANLMKVGTGVSIELAKESAKTTAKQVSMLDTLINVIPKNPFEALSKQNLLQIIFFALLLGFALMKIGPKGQALLDMFRAGQEAMKKITTIVLEFTPYGVFGLMAQVVGANGPDILIPYIKAIAAMYIASFLYLVVVQAGLMAGVIGRVSPLRFLKTMKEAMTFVFATCSSVATIPLNLECTKKLGVDEETANFVIPFGAVMNMNGTAIYEAIAVVFTAQIFGVPLTVADQVMIMLTATLASIGTAGVPGSGLVMLTIVLTSVHLPMEAIGLLAGIDRILNMARVIPNIAGDAATALIVSRSEGTFKAPEPTGGQ; encoded by the coding sequence ATGGGATTCATCTTTAAACCGTGGAACAAACTGAGCCTGTTCACGCGCATCATGATCGGCTTCGCGCTCGGCGTCGCCGCGGGGCTGATCTTCGGCAGGCAGGCCGCGGTGCTGAAACCGCTGGGAACAATCCTCACCAACCTGCTGACCATGGTGGTGGCGCCGCTGGTGCTCTGCCTGCTGGTCTGTGCGGCCGCCGACGTGGGAGACGGCAAGAAGCTGGGACGCATGGGCGTGAAGACGGTGGTCGTCTTCCTTGTCAGCACTGCGTTCGCCATCGTCATCGGCCTGATCTTCGCCAATCTCATGAAGGTCGGCACGGGCGTCAGCATCGAGCTCGCCAAGGAATCGGCGAAGACGACGGCGAAACAGGTCTCCATGCTCGACACGCTGATCAACGTTATCCCCAAAAATCCTTTCGAGGCCCTGTCGAAACAGAACCTGCTGCAGATCATTTTCTTTGCGCTGCTGCTGGGCTTCGCGCTGATGAAGATCGGCCCCAAGGGGCAAGCGTTGCTCGACATGTTCCGCGCCGGACAGGAAGCGATGAAAAAGATCACCACTATCGTGCTCGAGTTCACGCCTTACGGCGTTTTTGGCCTGATGGCGCAAGTCGTGGGAGCCAACGGCCCGGATATCCTCATCCCTTACATCAAGGCGATCGCGGCCATGTACATCGCCTCGTTCCTCTATCTGGTCGTCGTTCAGGCCGGTCTGATGGCCGGCGTGATTGGGCGCGTCAGCCCGCTCCGTTTCCTGAAAACGATGAAGGAAGCGATGACCTTCGTCTTCGCCACCTGTTCCAGCGTCGCCACGATCCCGCTCAACCTCGAATGCACGAAGAAACTTGGCGTCGACGAGGAGACGGCCAACTTCGTGATCCCCTTCGGTGCCGTCATGAACATGAACGGCACCGCCATCTACGAAGCCATCGCCGTGGTCTTCACGGCCCAGATCTTCGGCGTGCCGCTCACCGTCGCCGATCAGGTCATGATCATGCTCACCGCCACGTTGGCTTCCATTGGCACCGCCGGCGTGCCCGGCTCGGGGCTGGTGATGCTGACCATCGTGCTCACCTCGGTCCATCTGCCCATGGAAGCGATCGGGCTGCTGGCCGGTATCGACCGCATCCTCAACATGGCCCGCGTGATCCCCAACATCGCCGGCGACGCGGCCACGGCGCTGATCGTCTCCCGTTCCGAAGGCACGTTCAAAGCCCCGGAGCCGACTGGCGGACAGTGA
- a CDS encoding MBL fold metallo-hydrolase yields the protein MTRTNDVRPVAAAGGESLDLIRLPLDGRPGFEEFLGAWLLRAPGETALVDCGVAGSYARLKKALDDLEAVPDLLLLTHIHLDHCGAAGCLCRDYPRLKVFCCERAAQHLISPQKLWQATAATLGEAMAAAYRPPLPVPASALVARKQLPPAWRVIDTPGHAAHHVSFLRRCAGRRLCFGGEALGVIPGDGASSWFADGRRRDGIRPATPPRYVPEIGRESMRKLAAADWDLFCAGHFGASSDRTLPERALRQNLFWEETIAQALRDGLSEDETVELLRREDPELANLVAYTESAQSREAYFLGNSVRGFARFLGENA from the coding sequence ATGACCCGGACAAACGACGTCCGCCCCGTCGCCGCCGCCGGCGGCGAGTCGCTCGACCTGATCCGCCTGCCGCTGGACGGCCGGCCCGGCTTCGAGGAGTTCCTCGGCGCCTGGCTGCTGCGCGCTCCCGGCGAAACCGCGCTGGTCGACTGCGGCGTGGCCGGTTCCTACGCGCGTCTCAAAAAAGCGCTGGACGACCTGGAAGCCGTGCCCGACCTGCTGCTGCTCACCCACATCCACCTCGACCACTGCGGCGCGGCCGGCTGTCTGTGCCGCGATTACCCGCGGCTGAAAGTGTTCTGCTGCGAGCGCGCCGCCCAACACCTGATCTCGCCGCAAAAGCTCTGGCAGGCCACCGCCGCCACGCTCGGCGAAGCGATGGCCGCCGCTTACCGGCCGCCGCTGCCCGTGCCCGCTTCCGCTCTCGTCGCGCGCAAACAGCTGCCCCCCGCGTGGCGCGTCATCGACACGCCAGGGCACGCCGCTCACCACGTCTCCTTCCTGCGCCGCTGCGCGGGGCGACGCCTCTGCTTCGGCGGCGAAGCGCTCGGCGTCATCCCCGGCGACGGCGCCTCGAGCTGGTTCGCCGACGGCCGGCGGCGGGACGGCATCCGTCCCGCCACGCCGCCCCGCTATGTGCCGGAAATCGGCCGCGAGAGCATGAGAAAGCTCGCCGCCGCCGACTGGGACCTGTTCTGCGCCGGGCACTTCGGCGCTTCGTCCGACCGCACGCTGCCCGAACGGGCGCTGAGACAGAACCTTTTCTGGGAAGAAACGATCGCCCAGGCCCTGCGAGACGGCCTGAGCGAAGACGAAACGGTCGAATTGCTGCGGCGCGAAGACCCCGAACTGGCCAACCTCGTCGCCTATACCGAAAGCGCGCAGAGCCGCGAAGCGTACTTCCTCGGCAACAGCGTGCGCGGCTTCGCGCGCTTTCTGGGCGAGAACGCCTGA
- a CDS encoding TRAP transporter substrate-binding protein translates to MKKLASLFLAAALIAPASLAAAEYPAMNVRLSHNQPVGSPEDVGAQTFKKLMEEKSGGRITVDVFPQMQLGSMREQAEMVQMGTLEMSVQPTSVLTPFVEELSVIDFPFLWADKDELYRIMDGEVGGKFYAFCEKKGFKTLGLWASGFKQITTKGRPVNAPEDLKGMKIRVMPSPQLVEQYKSWGANPIPIEYAELYNALQQNIVDGQENPLQTIAMAKLYEVQDYLTISDHGFLGYLFIVNRRWFEKQGEDVRKLIVECERGAREAERLAQAEGEARFLEQIKQSKIAVGELTDENRAKFIEVSKPLHDKFVEGSATKAELLKAVYEAK, encoded by the coding sequence GTGAAGAAGTTGGCAAGTCTGTTTCTCGCCGCTGCGCTGATCGCCCCGGCCTCGCTGGCCGCGGCGGAGTACCCGGCGATGAACGTCCGCCTCAGTCACAACCAGCCTGTCGGCAGCCCGGAGGACGTCGGCGCCCAGACGTTCAAAAAGCTGATGGAAGAGAAATCGGGCGGCAGGATCACCGTGGACGTGTTCCCGCAGATGCAGCTGGGCTCGATGCGCGAGCAGGCCGAAATGGTGCAGATGGGCACGCTGGAGATGTCCGTGCAGCCCACTTCCGTGCTGACGCCTTTCGTCGAGGAACTGAGCGTCATCGACTTCCCGTTTCTGTGGGCCGACAAGGACGAGCTGTACCGCATCATGGACGGCGAAGTCGGCGGGAAGTTCTACGCCTTCTGCGAGAAGAAGGGCTTCAAGACCCTGGGCTTGTGGGCTTCGGGTTTCAAACAGATCACGACCAAGGGCAGGCCGGTGAACGCGCCCGAGGATCTGAAGGGCATGAAGATCCGCGTCATGCCCAGCCCGCAGCTGGTGGAGCAGTACAAGTCGTGGGGCGCCAATCCGATCCCGATCGAGTACGCCGAGCTGTACAACGCGCTGCAGCAGAACATCGTCGACGGTCAGGAGAATCCTTTGCAGACCATCGCCATGGCCAAGCTGTACGAGGTGCAGGATTATCTGACGATCTCCGATCACGGGTTCCTCGGTTATCTGTTCATCGTCAACAGGCGCTGGTTCGAGAAGCAGGGCGAGGACGTACGGAAGCTGATCGTCGAGTGCGAACGCGGCGCCCGCGAGGCGGAACGCCTGGCGCAGGCAGAGGGCGAGGCCAGATTCCTCGAGCAGATCAAACAGTCCAAGATCGCCGTCGGCGAACTGACGGACGAGAACCGCGCCAAGTTCATCGAGGTCAGTAAGCCGCTGCACGACAAGTTCGTCGAGGGCTCGGCGACCAAGGCGGAGCTGCTGAAAGCGGTTTACGAGGCCAAATAA
- a CDS encoding TRAP transporter small permease, with translation MLRFLGRIEEIFCAAALLTTALVLFVNVVLRYVFSASTSWAEELIRYLMIWITFIGGSVCVRRGAHIRMDFLLGVLPEKMAGALTRLVYLIAAGFCAALFRYSYQLVRFTVELEQTSPAMGIPMWIPYLAMPLGSALMALRFVQAAFGKEGA, from the coding sequence ATGCTCAGGTTCCTCGGCAGGATTGAGGAGATTTTCTGCGCGGCCGCTCTGCTGACAACGGCTCTTGTGCTGTTCGTCAACGTGGTGCTGCGCTATGTTTTCAGCGCCAGCACGAGCTGGGCCGAAGAGCTGATCCGCTATCTGATGATCTGGATCACTTTTATCGGCGGCAGCGTCTGCGTGCGGCGGGGGGCGCATATCCGCATGGACTTTCTGCTCGGCGTGCTGCCCGAAAAAATGGCCGGCGCGCTGACGCGTCTGGTCTATCTGATCGCGGCGGGATTCTGCGCGGCGCTGTTCCGGTACAGCTATCAGCTGGTGCGGTTCACCGTGGAACTCGAGCAGACTTCGCCGGCGATGGGAATCCCCATGTGGATCCCTTATCTGGCGATGCCTTTGGGATCGGCGCTGATGGCGCTGCGTTTCGTTCAGGCCGCTTTCGGGAAGGAGGGCGCCTAG
- a CDS encoding TRAP transporter large permease subunit — MTVFLMCALLALLFGSVPIFVALAAAVLVSMLLFTGLDPMVLAQRMFGGLDKFSLMSMPFFIFAANLMDTGGLSKRILKWTRSLVGARKGGLAYTTQCTCMIFGALCGSSPATVVAMGRVLYPELIESGYPEDFSAGLIASSGSVALIIPPSVTLIMYAAATGVSVGSLFMSGVSAGIVYGLATVVYIWYFARHHDLKVSAPSSRGEIVRNTLEAGWSLMVPVIILGGIYCGVFTPTEAAGISAVYALFVGVAVYREITWAKLFDVCLRSAVTCAQVMILVAAATSFAWFLTVARIPQMVTAAIIENIKTPWAFIAMVNVILLIVGMFMEGIAAIVILAPLFFPIAQQMGIDPLHLGIIMVSNLALGNFTPPFGLNLFVAAGVTGLPMSKIIGAVTKFIIVSIVGLLVISYVPALSTFLPALVYGR, encoded by the coding sequence ATGACGGTCTTTCTGATGTGCGCGCTGCTGGCGCTGCTGTTCGGCAGCGTGCCGATCTTCGTCGCTCTGGCGGCGGCCGTGCTGGTTTCGATGCTGCTCTTCACGGGACTCGATCCGATGGTGCTGGCGCAGCGCATGTTCGGCGGACTCGACAAGTTCTCGCTGATGTCGATGCCGTTTTTCATCTTCGCCGCCAATCTGATGGACACGGGCGGACTCTCCAAGCGCATCCTCAAGTGGACGCGCAGCCTCGTGGGGGCGCGCAAGGGCGGACTGGCCTACACGACGCAGTGCACCTGCATGATCTTCGGCGCGCTCTGCGGCTCCAGCCCGGCGACGGTGGTCGCCATGGGGCGCGTGCTCTATCCCGAGCTGATCGAAAGCGGCTATCCCGAGGATTTCTCCGCCGGTCTGATCGCGTCGTCGGGATCGGTGGCGCTGATCATCCCGCCCAGCGTGACGCTGATCATGTACGCGGCTGCCACGGGCGTGTCGGTGGGCTCGCTGTTCATGTCGGGCGTCAGCGCCGGGATCGTCTACGGGCTGGCGACGGTCGTCTACATCTGGTACTTCGCGCGCCATCACGATCTCAAGGTCTCGGCGCCCTCCAGCCGCGGCGAGATCGTCCGCAATACGCTGGAAGCCGGCTGGTCGCTGATGGTGCCGGTGATCATCCTCGGCGGCATTTACTGCGGCGTGTTCACGCCCACCGAGGCGGCGGGGATCTCCGCCGTTTACGCGCTGTTCGTCGGCGTGGCGGTCTACCGCGAGATCACCTGGGCGAAACTGTTCGACGTGTGTCTGCGTTCGGCCGTGACCTGCGCGCAAGTGATGATCCTCGTCGCCGCGGCCACGAGCTTCGCCTGGTTCCTCACCGTGGCGCGCATCCCGCAGATGGTCACGGCGGCGATCATCGAAAACATCAAAACGCCCTGGGCGTTCATCGCCATGGTCAACGTCATTCTGCTGATCGTGGGCATGTTCATGGAAGGCATCGCCGCCATCGTCATCCTCGCGCCGCTGTTCTTCCCGATCGCCCAGCAGATGGGCATCGACCCGCTGCATCTGGGCATCATCATGGTCTCCAACCTGGCGCTGGGCAACTTCACTCCGCCGTTCGGACTGAACCTGTTCGTGGCCGCGGGCGTGACCGGGCTGCCGATGTCGAAGATCATCGGCGCGGTGACGAAGTTCATCATCGTCTCGATCGTCGGTCTGCTGGTGATCTCCTACGTGCCGGCGCTTTCAACCTTCCTGCCGGCGCTGGTGTACGGCCGTTAG
- a CDS encoding Zn-dependent hydrolase, translating into MSGFERVRELVAAISQTGRGERGVSRLALTEADRQAREIVIEEMKSLGMSVTTDACCNLWGRFEGSADQPGVVIGSHLDSVPEGGCYDGVLGVACGLGAARDLLAENPHPRRSLSVVVFTAEESSRFSLATIGSKAATGNLSLMDTLRFKDKQGVTLLDALRDFGGRPERIPRDCLAPASYHSYFELHIEQGPVLDWNGEDVGIVEAIAAPTRFMLEVIGEQAHSGACPMNLRHDAMAAAAEIILAAERAGREESEFGTVATVGVCECFPGAMNVVPGRVVLKVDVRGIVEKSIRRACDEIKARVGSVCAERGVRANFTLYSADKPVAMDGLLARRLENVCKDLQVKYRRMLSGAGHDAMYMATLIPSALIFVPCKDGVSHNPAETVDWRRVRPGYEVLLQAVKDIVR; encoded by the coding sequence ATGTCGGGTTTCGAGCGCGTCCGCGAACTGGTCGCGGCGATCTCGCAGACCGGGCGCGGCGAGCGGGGCGTTTCCCGCCTCGCTCTGACCGAGGCGGACCGTCAGGCGCGCGAGATCGTGATCGAAGAGATGAAATCGCTCGGCATGTCGGTGACGACCGACGCCTGCTGCAATCTGTGGGGACGTTTCGAGGGAAGCGCGGACCAGCCGGGCGTGGTGATCGGCTCGCATCTGGATTCTGTGCCCGAGGGCGGGTGCTACGACGGCGTGCTCGGCGTGGCCTGCGGGCTGGGCGCGGCGCGCGACCTCCTTGCCGAAAATCCGCATCCGCGGCGTTCGCTGTCGGTGGTGGTCTTCACCGCGGAGGAATCGAGCCGCTTTTCGCTGGCGACGATCGGCAGCAAAGCGGCGACGGGCAATCTGTCGCTGATGGACACGCTGCGCTTCAAGGACAAACAGGGCGTGACGCTGCTCGACGCGCTGCGCGATTTCGGCGGGCGGCCCGAGCGGATCCCGCGCGACTGCCTGGCGCCGGCGTCGTATCACTCTTATTTCGAACTGCACATCGAACAGGGGCCGGTGCTCGACTGGAACGGCGAGGACGTGGGCATCGTCGAGGCGATCGCCGCGCCGACGCGTTTCATGCTCGAAGTGATCGGCGAACAGGCCCATTCCGGCGCTTGTCCGATGAACCTGCGCCACGACGCCATGGCCGCGGCGGCGGAGATAATCCTCGCCGCGGAGCGCGCCGGACGTGAGGAAAGCGAGTTCGGCACGGTCGCCACCGTGGGCGTGTGCGAGTGTTTCCCCGGGGCCATGAACGTGGTGCCGGGGCGAGTCGTTCTGAAAGTGGACGTGCGCGGCATCGTCGAAAAAAGCATCCGCCGCGCCTGCGACGAGATCAAGGCGCGCGTCGGAAGCGTCTGCGCCGAACGCGGCGTGAGGGCGAACTTCACGCTCTACTCGGCCGACAAGCCCGTCGCCATGGACGGCCTGCTGGCGCGCCGCCTCGAAAACGTCTGCAAAGACTTGCAGGTCAAATACCGGCGCATGCTCAGCGGCGCGGGACACGACGCCATGTACATGGCCACGCTGATCCCTTCGGCGCTGATTTTCGTGCCGTGCAAGGACGGCGTCAGCCACAACCCGGCCGAAACGGTGGACTGGCGGCGCGTGCGTCCCGGCTATGAAGTGCTGCTCCAGGCGGTGAAAGACATCGTTCGGTAA
- a CDS encoding dihydroorotase: protein MKPILFQKARLIDPDLKMDMRGDLLVENGVVSALGPELLPTADAEKIDCGGAVLAPGLVDLHVHFRDPGQTEKETLETGCAAAANGGFTAVVTMANTKPAVDSPELIRSCIKRNRTMDCRIYPGGAVTKGLGGKELTDFEALKEAGAVCLTDDGITVGSGPLFYEAMEKAAAVGLPVSVHCEAPGFEGDRSMNRGEISKKLGLAGAPALAEELMIMRDVFFAEKTGAHVHVQHVSSRRGVEIIAAAKARGVAVTGEATPHHMFLDETAILECGANAKMSPPLRTADDAAAIREALMSGVLDVVATDHAPHTPAEKALGIAKAPNGIIGLETSLGLCLDGLCRERGFSLSSLVERMSSAPRRIFKLPPVHLQPGSPADLTLFDPERRWRVDAAKFKSKARNCPFNGWTLSGTVLMTVLGGRIVCDRRTFRAIGCIKRSVAIQ from the coding sequence ATGAAACCGATCCTGTTTCAAAAAGCGCGCCTGATCGACCCCGATCTGAAAATGGACATGCGGGGCGATCTGCTGGTCGAAAACGGCGTCGTTTCCGCCCTCGGCCCCGAGCTGCTGCCGACCGCGGACGCCGAAAAGATCGACTGCGGCGGCGCAGTCCTGGCCCCAGGACTGGTCGATCTGCACGTGCATTTCCGCGATCCCGGCCAGACCGAAAAGGAAACATTGGAGACGGGCTGCGCCGCCGCGGCCAACGGCGGCTTCACGGCCGTAGTGACGATGGCCAACACCAAACCGGCCGTCGATTCGCCCGAGCTGATCCGCAGCTGCATCAAGCGCAACCGGACCATGGACTGCCGCATCTATCCGGGGGGCGCGGTCACCAAGGGGCTGGGCGGCAAAGAACTGACCGACTTCGAAGCGTTGAAGGAAGCCGGCGCGGTCTGCCTGACCGACGACGGCATCACCGTCGGCAGCGGGCCGCTGTTTTACGAAGCCATGGAAAAAGCGGCCGCCGTCGGCCTGCCCGTGAGCGTTCACTGCGAGGCTCCCGGCTTCGAAGGCGACCGCTCCATGAACCGCGGCGAGATCTCCAAAAAACTGGGGCTCGCCGGCGCGCCGGCGCTGGCCGAGGAGCTGATGATCATGCGCGACGTGTTCTTCGCCGAGAAGACGGGCGCGCATGTGCACGTGCAGCATGTCAGTTCGCGCCGCGGCGTCGAGATCATCGCGGCGGCGAAAGCCCGCGGCGTCGCCGTTACCGGCGAGGCCACGCCGCATCACATGTTCCTCGACGAAACGGCGATTCTCGAATGCGGCGCCAACGCCAAGATGAGCCCGCCGCTGCGCACGGCCGACGACGCGGCGGCGATCCGCGAGGCGCTGATGAGCGGCGTGCTCGACGTGGTCGCCACCGATCACGCGCCGCACACGCCGGCCGAAAAAGCCCTCGGCATCGCCAAGGCCCCCAACGGCATCATCGGTCTGGAAACGTCGCTGGGGCTGTGCCTCGACGGATTGTGCCGCGAGCGTGGATTTTCGCTTTCCTCGCTGGTGGAGCGCATGAGCTCCGCGCCGCGGCGGATTTTCAAGCTGCCGCCCGTCCATCTTCAGCCCGGCTCGCCGGCCGATCTGACGCTGTTCGATCCCGAACGCCGCTGGCGCGTGGACGCGGCGAAGTTCAAATCGAAGGCGCGCAACTGTCCGTTCAACGGCTGGACGCTGAGCGGCACGGTCCTGATGACCGTGCTGGGCGGGAGGATCGTCTGCGATCGAAGAACTTTTCGTGCAATCGGTTGTATAAAACGGTCCGTTGCGATACAATAA
- a CDS encoding FAD-binding oxidoreductase, giving the protein MIRDYDSRLLEKERISPDIWHLTFACPEIAENARPGNFVLLKTSAATAPLLRRPLGILDADPAKGTIETLFRVVGQGTALLAAAEPGASLSVRGPVGGQFAPFRHEKVWGVAGTLGIAPLLFLCRELNGFDRLFLGVGNASWRSFADWVRARAPEMVLYSDDGSIGRRGFSIAGLEGQDLSDVSLACCGPNPMMKALYERYGAQCDDIQVSLERRMGCGMGGCFGCVVDTTTGRRRVCIDGPVFQAREVKWDELHL; this is encoded by the coding sequence TTGATTCGCGATTACGATTCGCGGCTGCTCGAAAAGGAACGGATCTCGCCGGACATCTGGCATTTGACGTTCGCGTGTCCAGAGATTGCCGAAAACGCGCGGCCGGGGAATTTCGTGCTGCTCAAAACGTCGGCCGCCACGGCGCCGCTGCTGCGCCGGCCGCTCGGCATCCTCGATGCCGACCCCGCAAAGGGGACGATCGAGACGCTTTTCCGCGTCGTTGGGCAGGGCACGGCTCTGCTGGCTGCCGCCGAACCTGGCGCGTCGCTTTCCGTGCGCGGGCCCGTAGGCGGGCAGTTCGCCCCGTTCCGGCACGAAAAAGTCTGGGGCGTGGCCGGCACGCTGGGCATCGCGCCGCTGCTGTTCCTGTGCCGCGAGCTGAACGGTTTCGACCGTCTGTTCCTCGGCGTCGGCAACGCCTCGTGGCGGAGCTTCGCCGACTGGGTGCGCGCCCGCGCGCCGGAGATGGTTTTGTACAGCGACGACGGTTCGATCGGACGCAGGGGATTTTCCATCGCCGGACTGGAAGGGCAGGATCTGAGCGACGTGTCGCTGGCCTGCTGCGGCCCCAATCCAATGATGAAAGCGCTGTACGAACGGTACGGCGCGCAGTGCGACGACATCCAGGTCAGCCTCGAGCGCCGCATGGGCTGCGGCATGGGCGGCTGCTTCGGCTGCGTGGTCGACACCACGACGGGACGGCGGCGCGTCTGCATCGACGGCCCCGTGTTCCAGGCCAGGGAGGTGAAATGGGATGAGCTGCATCTCTGA